A section of the Candidatus Binatia bacterium genome encodes:
- a CDS encoding DNA-binding response regulator: protein MKDGVQPITVLLVDDHTVVRKGIRRLLEDDPRVQVVGEASNGRDALALAQQLQPDVAVVDVGLPGLNGVELTTQLRAASSRTAVVVLSMYGDPAYIHRALQAGAKAYLLKDADDQELIKAVLAVHQGSSYFSPAVSRVVLEGFLDGAVPDTDTELARLSEREREVLQLVAEGKSSKEIAQILGVSVSTVESHRKHIMEKLDLHNTAAVVRFAIRKGIVQ, encoded by the coding sequence GTGAAAGACGGGGTACAACCCATCACCGTGCTACTGGTTGACGACCACACGGTAGTCCGTAAGGGCATCCGCCGACTCCTGGAAGACGACCCTCGCGTACAGGTTGTCGGGGAGGCGAGCAACGGACGCGATGCGCTTGCCCTTGCCCAGCAATTACAACCCGATGTGGCTGTGGTGGACGTGGGGCTTCCGGGCTTGAACGGGGTCGAGTTAACAACGCAACTGCGGGCAGCTTCCAGCCGTACCGCAGTGGTTGTGTTGTCCATGTATGGGGATCCGGCCTACATCCATCGCGCGCTTCAAGCCGGGGCCAAGGCGTATCTGCTCAAGGATGCCGACGACCAAGAACTGATCAAGGCAGTGCTCGCCGTGCACCAAGGCAGCTCTTATTTTAGCCCGGCGGTGTCGCGAGTCGTGCTCGAAGGGTTTCTCGACGGTGCCGTTCCGGACACCGATACGGAACTCGCACGGCTCTCGGAGCGTGAACGAGAGGTTCTGCAATTGGTCGCCGAGGGCAAGAGCAGCAAGGAAATTGCCCAGATTCTGGGAGTCAGTGTCAGCACAGTGGAGAGCCACCGCAAGCACATCATGGAAAAGCTCGACCTGCACAACACCGCAGCCGTTGTGCGCTTTGCGATCCGCAAGGGCATCGTGCAGTGA